From Calothrix sp. PCC 6303, a single genomic window includes:
- the tuf gene encoding elongation factor Tu, whose translation MARSKFERNKPHVNIGTIGHVDHGKTTLTAAITMTLAASGKSVAKAYDQIDAAPEEKARGITINTAHVEYETDNRHYAHVDCPGHADYVKNMITGAAQMDGGILVCSAADGPMPQTREHILLAKQVGVPSLVVFLNKEDMVDDAELLELVELEVRELLSSYDFPGDDIPIITGSGLKALEKMASAPKTQRGEDTWVDKIYALMDAVDSYIPTPEREVDKPFLMAVEDVFSITGRGTVATGRIERGKVKVGDNVELVGLRNTRATTVTGIEMFKKSLEEGMAGDNAGLLLRGIQKTDIERGMVLAKPGSITPHTEFEGEVYVLTEKEGGRKTPFFAGYRPQFYVRTTDVTGTIDAFTSDDGSAAEMVMPGDRIKMTVKLINPVAIEQGMRFAIREGGRTIGAGVVSKIIK comes from the coding sequence ATGGCACGCTCGAAGTTTGAACGGAATAAACCCCACGTTAACATTGGTACCATCGGTCACGTTGACCATGGTAAAACCACTTTAACAGCAGCAATCACTATGACCTTAGCGGCATCAGGAAAATCTGTTGCTAAGGCATACGACCAAATCGATGCTGCTCCCGAAGAAAAAGCACGCGGTATTACAATTAACACCGCTCACGTAGAATACGAAACTGACAACCGTCACTACGCTCACGTAGATTGTCCTGGACACGCTGACTATGTGAAGAACATGATCACTGGTGCAGCACAAATGGACGGCGGCATCTTGGTTTGTTCCGCAGCAGACGGTCCTATGCCCCAAACCCGCGAACATATTCTGTTGGCAAAGCAGGTGGGTGTACCTAGCTTGGTGGTTTTCTTGAACAAAGAAGACATGGTGGATGATGCGGAACTACTAGAATTAGTTGAGTTAGAAGTACGCGAACTTCTTTCCAGCTACGATTTCCCCGGCGATGATATCCCCATCATCACAGGCTCTGGTTTGAAAGCATTGGAAAAAATGGCTTCTGCGCCTAAAACCCAACGGGGTGAAGACACTTGGGTAGACAAAATCTACGCCTTGATGGACGCTGTAGACTCCTACATTCCTACCCCTGAGCGGGAAGTTGACAAACCTTTCTTGATGGCGGTAGAAGACGTATTCTCGATTACAGGTCGGGGTACAGTTGCTACCGGACGGATTGAACGTGGGAAAGTTAAAGTTGGTGACAACGTAGAGTTGGTTGGTTTGCGTAACACCCGCGCTACCACCGTAACTGGAATCGAGATGTTTAAGAAGAGTCTCGAAGAAGGTATGGCTGGTGACAACGCTGGTTTGTTGCTACGTGGTATCCAAAAAACTGACATTGAGCGCGGAATGGTATTGGCAAAGCCAGGTTCCATCACCCCTCACACCGAATTTGAAGGTGAAGTATATGTTTTGACCGAAAAAGAAGGTGGTCGTAAGACTCCTTTCTTTGCTGGTTATCGTCCCCAGTTCTACGTGCGGACAACTGATGTAACTGGAACAATTGATGCTTTTACCTCTGATGATGGTAGTGCAGCAGAAATGGTAATGCCAGGCGATCGCATTAAAATGACAGTGAAGCTAATCAACCCAGTAGCGATTGAGCAAGGTATGCGCTTTGCGATTCGTGAAGGTGGTCGTACCATCGGTGCTGGTGTCGTTTCTAAAATTATCAAGTAG
- the rpsJ gene encoding 30S ribosomal protein S10, whose protein sequence is MATLQQQKIRIRLQAFDRRLLDTSCEKIVETANRTNATAIGPIPLPTKRRIYCVLRSPHVDKDSREHFETRTHRRIIDIYQPSSKTIDALMKLDLPSGVDIEVKL, encoded by the coding sequence ATGGCAACGCTACAGCAGCAAAAAATTAGAATCCGTTTACAAGCTTTTGACCGACGTTTGCTAGATACATCTTGTGAAAAGATTGTGGAAACTGCCAACAGAACAAACGCTACAGCTATAGGTCCGATTCCTTTACCTACTAAACGCCGCATTTATTGTGTGTTGCGATCGCCTCACGTCGATAAAGACTCCCGCGAACATTTTGAAACCCGTACTCACCGACGCATCATTGATATTTATCAACCATCTTCTAAAACGATTGATGCTTTGATGAAATTGGATTTACCATCCGGTGTAGATATTGAAGTGAAGTTGTAA
- a CDS encoding LON peptidase substrate-binding domain-containing protein encodes MASSPQIAVRELPLFPLPDLVLFPTRPQALHVFEFRYRIMMNTILESDRRFGILMIDPNTGTVANVGCCAEIIHYQRLPDDRMKMLTLGQQRFRVLEYVREKPYRVGLVEWIEDETPTDDLRPLASEVEQLLRDVVRLSGKLTEQNIELPEDLPDLPTELSYWVASNLHGVAPEQQALLELQDTAARLEREAEILTSTRNHLAARTVLKDTFNQKL; translated from the coding sequence ATGGCATCCTCTCCTCAAATTGCTGTTCGTGAACTACCTCTATTTCCATTACCGGATTTAGTTTTGTTTCCAACTCGCCCACAAGCACTACATGTCTTTGAATTTCGCTACCGAATCATGATGAACACGATTTTGGAAAGCGATCGCAGGTTTGGTATTTTAATGATTGATCCAAACACAGGAACAGTGGCAAACGTTGGTTGTTGTGCAGAAATCATTCATTATCAACGCTTGCCTGATGACAGGATGAAAATGTTAACCTTGGGGCAGCAGCGTTTTCGAGTGCTAGAATATGTCCGGGAAAAGCCTTACAGAGTTGGTTTGGTTGAATGGATCGAAGATGAAACACCAACCGATGATTTACGTCCCTTAGCTTCAGAAGTTGAACAACTTCTACGGGATGTCGTCCGCTTATCTGGAAAGCTAACTGAGCAAAATATAGAATTACCTGAAGATCTACCAGATTTACCGACTGAACTATCTTATTGGGTAGCTAGTAATTTACATGGTGTTGCACCAGAACAACAAGCATTATTAGAATTACAGGATACTGCTGCTCGTTTAGAGCGGGAAGCAGAAATTTTGACCTCAACTCGTAATCATTTAGCTGCTCGCACAGTATTGAAAGATACTTTTAATCAAAAGCTGTAA
- the pheA gene encoding prephenate dehydratase: MNLSIAHLGPPGNHSEQAALYYANWLARTTGIKAILCPHPSIAQSLKAVAEGKTKLAVVPAENSIEGSVTMTMDAMWQLDTLQIQLALNMPIVHVLISCAENLEQIQTVYSHPQGLAQCQVWLEKFLPNVQLIATNSTTSALPTLEQDTTAAAISSHRAAQLYNLPILADGINDYPDNCTRFWVVSQNATPPIIDSSKINPTHTSLAFSVPANVPGALVKNLKIFANLNLNLSRIESRPTKRSLGEYLFFIDIESGSINEPMESAFTELASNTEILKIFGSYGVLSSNNL; encoded by the coding sequence ATGAATCTTTCAATTGCACATTTAGGACCGCCTGGAAACCATAGCGAACAAGCTGCACTTTACTATGCTAATTGGCTTGCCCGAACCACCGGGATAAAAGCTATTTTGTGTCCTCATCCCAGCATTGCCCAATCCCTCAAAGCTGTTGCTGAAGGTAAAACAAAACTTGCGGTTGTTCCAGCGGAAAACTCAATTGAAGGCAGCGTGACAATGACAATGGACGCAATGTGGCAACTAGACACATTGCAAATTCAATTAGCATTAAATATGCCAATTGTTCATGTTTTGATATCTTGTGCTGAAAATTTAGAGCAAATCCAAACAGTTTATTCCCATCCCCAAGGTTTAGCACAATGCCAAGTTTGGTTGGAGAAATTTTTACCAAATGTACAGCTAATTGCCACAAATTCAACAACTTCGGCGTTGCCAACTTTAGAACAAGATACAACTGCTGCGGCGATTTCTTCACACCGTGCTGCACAACTGTATAATTTGCCTATTCTGGCAGATGGAATCAATGATTATCCAGATAATTGTACGCGTTTTTGGGTTGTGAGTCAGAATGCTACTCCACCAATTATTGACTCGTCTAAAATCAATCCAACTCATACTTCCTTAGCATTTAGTGTCCCAGCAAATGTACCTGGTGCATTGGTCAAAAATCTCAAAATATTCGCTAATTTAAATCTAAACCTTAGTAGAATCGAGTCTCGTCCCACTAAGCGATCGCTTGGTGAATATCTCTTCTTTATTGATATCGAATCAGGAAGCATTAATGAGCCAATGGAATCCGCTTTCACAGAATTAGCAAGCAATACGGAAATTTTAAAGATTTTTGGCAGTTATGGTGTTCTCTCAAGTAACAACCTGTGA
- a CDS encoding DUF1997 domain-containing protein, whose protein sequence is MLTKFTAAQSLEIDVAEQPIPIQHYLRQPQRLVNALVDPSRIVQLSEEIFRLKMRPLSFMSVSIQPTVDMRVWTGANGIVCLESVDCEIIGVEYINQRFSLQLKGYLYPEQSKAGTRLKGQADLKVQVDLPPPFSFMPKMIVETAGNGLLKSVLMTIQQRLLRYLLKDYQQWAISQTKNVDASGVNPDGKLLN, encoded by the coding sequence ATGCTGACTAAGTTTACAGCTGCCCAATCCTTAGAAATAGATGTTGCTGAACAACCAATTCCAATTCAGCATTACCTACGTCAACCTCAGCGTCTGGTCAACGCACTAGTTGATCCTAGTCGGATAGTTCAACTATCAGAAGAAATATTTCGGTTAAAGATGCGTCCCCTGTCGTTTATGTCGGTAAGTATTCAGCCAACAGTTGATATGAGGGTTTGGACGGGGGCAAATGGTATAGTTTGTCTCGAATCGGTAGATTGTGAAATTATTGGAGTTGAGTATATTAATCAACGGTTTTCACTTCAGTTGAAAGGGTATTTATATCCAGAACAGTCAAAAGCTGGAACTCGTTTAAAAGGGCAAGCTGATTTAAAAGTACAGGTAGATTTACCACCACCATTTTCTTTTATGCCGAAAATGATTGTGGAGACGGCTGGAAACGGTTTACTTAAAAGCGTGTTAATGACAATTCAGCAAAGATTGCTACGGTACCTTTTAAAAGATTATCAACAATGGGCTATTTCCCAAACTAAAAATGTGGATGCTAGTGGGGTTAATCCTGATGGAAAGCTGCTAAATTAA
- a CDS encoding ribonuclease HII: MVKKKPAIPSLFPETSNWLELSTLSNTQGIIAGVDEVGRGALFGPVVAAAVILPTTALPELAAMGVKDSKKLSSLRRTQLAQQICLLATDWKIGFASTAEIDSINILQASLLAMKRSVLKLKVQPTLCLVDGNQYIPDLGIPQQTIIKGDSLSLAIASASIVAKVWRDDLVIRLASKYPMYDLHRNKGYGSQRHLEAIQQFGTCILHRKSFSPCQDKQC, from the coding sequence ATGGTAAAAAAAAAGCCAGCAATTCCAAGTTTGTTTCCCGAAACATCTAATTGGCTTGAACTATCTACATTATCTAATACTCAAGGAATTATAGCTGGTGTGGATGAAGTGGGACGAGGTGCATTATTTGGTCCAGTTGTAGCAGCAGCGGTGATTCTCCCAACCACTGCATTACCCGAATTAGCTGCAATGGGAGTCAAAGACAGTAAAAAGTTATCAAGTTTACGTCGCACTCAATTAGCACAGCAAATTTGTCTGCTTGCTACAGACTGGAAAATCGGTTTTGCTTCAACTGCCGAAATTGACAGTATTAATATTTTACAGGCTTCATTGTTGGCGATGAAGCGCTCTGTACTCAAACTGAAAGTACAACCGACACTTTGCTTGGTGGATGGCAATCAATACATTCCTGATTTAGGAATTCCCCAACAAACTATAATTAAAGGTGATTCGTTGTCGTTAGCGATCGCGTCTGCCAGTATAGTCGCTAAAGTTTGGCGCGATGACTTGGTAATTCGGTTAGCATCTAAGTATCCAATGTATGATTTACACCGCAATAAAGGCTATGGTAGCCAACGCCATCTAGAAGCTATTCAACAATTTGGTACCTGTATACTGCACCGTAAATCTTTTAGTCCATGTCAAGACAAACAGTGCTGA
- the lysS gene encoding lysine--tRNA ligase has product MSEEDIRATRLEKAEQLKQLGMNPYAYRWEITHHTEQLQAQFVDLPSSEEVNIDVAIAGRIMTRRFMGKLAFATLQDETGKIQLYLDKQAVDDGMGEIIPNAFKSLDKLMDIGDILGVKGTIKRTQKGELSVYVKEFAILTKSLLPLPDKWHGLTDVAKRYRQRYIDLIVNPEVQQTFRRRAKITAGIRRYLEERDFLEIETPVLQAEAGGADARPFVTYHNTLDIQLYLRIATELHLKRLIVGGFEKVFEMGRIFRNEGISTRHNPEFTSIEIYQAYADYDDMMNLTEGIITTVAQDVLGTLKINYQGQDIDLTPPWRRVTMHDLVKDATGLDFTTFSTVEEAKTACKNAGIPDVDEHTSIGKLLVLAFEEKVETTLIQPTFVIDYPVENSPLAKPHRSKPGLVERFELFIVGRETGNSFSELTDPIDQRQRLEAQAARKAEGDLEAQGVDEDFITALEYGMPPTGGLGIGIDRLVMLLTDCASIKDAIAFPLLKPEKPDSDQISSESPE; this is encoded by the coding sequence ATGTCGGAAGAAGATATCCGTGCTACACGGCTAGAAAAAGCAGAACAATTAAAGCAGTTAGGGATGAACCCTTATGCTTATCGCTGGGAAATAACCCATCACACCGAACAGTTGCAAGCGCAATTTGTCGATTTGCCCAGTAGTGAAGAGGTGAATATCGATGTTGCGATCGCAGGACGCATCATGACACGTCGGTTTATGGGTAAACTGGCGTTTGCCACTCTCCAAGATGAAACTGGTAAAATCCAACTTTATCTTGATAAGCAAGCTGTTGATGATGGCATGGGTGAAATAATTCCCAATGCCTTTAAATCTCTAGATAAACTCATGGATATCGGCGATATCCTGGGTGTAAAGGGAACCATTAAACGAACGCAAAAGGGTGAATTATCGGTCTATGTGAAGGAATTTGCGATTTTAACAAAGTCGTTGTTACCTTTACCAGATAAGTGGCATGGTTTAACAGATGTTGCTAAACGTTACCGTCAAAGATACATAGATTTAATTGTTAATCCTGAGGTACAACAGACTTTTCGTCGTCGTGCCAAAATTACTGCGGGTATTCGCAGATACTTGGAAGAACGTGATTTTCTAGAAATTGAAACCCCAGTATTGCAAGCAGAAGCAGGTGGTGCTGATGCGCGTCCCTTCGTGACTTACCACAATACCCTAGATATTCAGCTTTATTTGCGGATTGCCACGGAGTTACACCTGAAACGGTTAATTGTGGGTGGTTTTGAAAAGGTATTTGAGATGGGGAGAATTTTCCGTAATGAGGGAATTTCTACCCGTCATAATCCTGAATTTACTTCCATTGAGATTTATCAGGCTTATGCCGATTACGATGACATGATGAACCTCACGGAGGGAATTATCACCACCGTTGCCCAGGATGTTTTGGGAACTTTAAAAATTAACTACCAAGGACAAGATATAGATTTGACACCACCTTGGCGACGGGTGACAATGCATGATTTGGTAAAAGATGCCACTGGCTTAGATTTCACAACTTTTTCCACTGTGGAAGAGGCAAAAACGGCATGTAAAAATGCGGGAATTCCTGATGTTGATGAACACACTTCAATTGGTAAATTATTGGTTTTGGCTTTTGAAGAGAAGGTGGAAACAACTTTAATTCAACCAACATTTGTGATTGATTACCCAGTCGAAAATTCACCCTTAGCAAAACCCCACCGTTCTAAACCTGGTTTGGTGGAAAGGTTTGAGTTATTTATTGTGGGTAGGGAAACAGGGAATAGTTTTTCTGAGTTGACAGATCCGATCGATCAGAGACAAAGACTAGAAGCACAAGCTGCGAGGAAAGCTGAGGGGGACTTAGAAGCGCAGGGAGTTGATGAGGACTTTATCACAGCTTTGGAGTACGGAATGCCTCCTACAGGGGGTTTAGGCATCGGTATCGATAGATTAGTGATGCTACTTACAGATTGTGCCAGTATTAAAGACGCGATCGCATTCCCATTACTAAAGCCGGAAAAACCGGATTCTGATCAAATTTCATCTGAATCCCCAGAGTAA
- a CDS encoding WD40 repeat domain-containing protein, translating into MYTPSRQSDNSSRALSTNNIANSLGYQSQEKIQENLFSAVVGSGVTNLFPRYIDKLELNNTNTSANLSEWRCVRTLTCDSYAVAFSPDGKKLASGSTHIKLWDLETKELICTFKRYSGILKTLAFSPDGKTLISAGLSQSIELWDVETQEEIRKFAPYAYAVNSIAFSPNGKLFVSCDRGKTIQIWNPNSQQPTTTFLQHQDWVNSVSISPDSHVLASASHDRTIKLWDLSTRTEIVTLIGHSSPVYSLAFSPDGQILASGSGDGTIKLWHLETGKLLRTLTGHADEVYSVAFSADGQTLASGSGDATIKLWHLETGEEIETLVGHKYAVRYVTFNPNQQILTSTSADGVTRIWQHS; encoded by the coding sequence ATGTATACACCATCCCGCCAATCCGACAACAGTTCTCGCGCTTTATCTACAAACAATATTGCCAATAGCCTTGGATACCAGTCTCAAGAGAAAATTCAAGAAAACTTATTTTCCGCAGTCGTTGGTTCTGGTGTTACCAACTTATTTCCCCGTTACATTGACAAATTAGAATTAAACAATACCAATACCTCCGCGAATTTATCAGAATGGCGATGTGTACGCACATTAACATGTGATTCCTATGCTGTTGCATTTAGTCCAGATGGGAAAAAACTAGCAAGCGGCAGCACTCATATTAAACTTTGGGATTTAGAAACTAAAGAACTAATTTGTACTTTCAAACGATATTCCGGGATTCTCAAAACATTGGCATTTAGTCCCGATGGTAAAACCCTAATTAGCGCTGGTTTAAGCCAAAGTATTGAATTATGGGATGTGGAAACTCAAGAAGAAATCCGCAAATTTGCCCCCTACGCATACGCAGTAAATTCCATCGCCTTTAGCCCCAATGGTAAATTATTTGTCAGTTGCGATCGCGGAAAAACAATTCAAATTTGGAATCCCAATTCACAGCAACCAACAACTACATTTCTGCAACACCAAGATTGGGTGAATTCTGTTAGTATTAGCCCTGATAGTCATGTTCTTGCCAGTGCCAGCCATGATAGAACCATTAAATTGTGGGATTTGTCAACCAGAACCGAGATAGTCACCTTAATTGGGCATTCCTCACCTGTATACTCCTTAGCTTTTAGCCCAGATGGACAAATTCTTGCTAGTGGTAGTGGTGATGGAACCATAAAACTGTGGCACCTAGAAACAGGAAAGCTTCTGAGAACCCTCACAGGACATGCAGATGAAGTCTACTCCGTGGCTTTTAGTGCTGATGGACAAACCCTCGCTAGCGGCAGTGGTGATGCCACAATTAAACTGTGGCACCTAGAAACAGGAGAGGAAATAGAAACATTAGTAGGTCATAAATACGCTGTTAGGTATGTAACTTTCAACCCCAATCAGCAAATTTTGACAAGTACCAGTGCTGATGGTGTCACCAGGATTTGGCAACACAGCTAG